In one Salvia hispanica cultivar TCC Black 2014 unplaced genomic scaffold, UniMelb_Shisp_WGS_1.0 HiC_scaffold_1400, whole genome shotgun sequence genomic region, the following are encoded:
- the LOC125198375 gene encoding zinc finger MYM-type protein 1-like has product MENQPQREVELNLNDIVSDPGKRKPIEEFDVSIRDRVRREYLNKGPCQPIGHKYEKKKYGIQERSFQDIWFKKYTWLEYSVSKDATFCFWCYLFKKSDKGGRQSDDAFTKTGCSNWKNALERFNYHVGGVNSCHNHARIQFEAFQDQRNSVASILRSNTREMEVAYRIRLTLSLNVTRFLLKQGLSFRGHDESSSSLNRGNFIELLLWFSELNDVVSKTLFANAPANNQMNSPRIQKELANACASEVTLAIVNDIGDKVFTLLVDEARDVSMKEQMGVVLRYVNNEGYVIERFIGIVHVTDTSSHTLKCAIDDLLVKHNLSLSKVRGQGYDGASNMRGEFNGLKSLILQENPYAMYIHCFSHQLQLIVVAVAKGIRVVKDVFSYVSLIVNMVGASCKRKDQLRQLQHERLVEQLNDGEVISGRGKNQETSLCWKLYVTMLLSVITEVPLKD; this is encoded by the exons ATGGAAAATCAGCCCCAAAGGGAAGTCGAGTTGAACTTGAATGATATTGTTAGTGATCCGGGAAAACGCAAGCCAATTGAAGAGTTCGATGTTTCAATTCGTGATAGAGTACGAAGAGAGTACTTGAATAAGGGCCCTTGTCAACCAATTGGACATAagtatgaaaaaaagaaatatggtaTTCAAGAAAGAAGTTTTCAAGatatttggtttaaaaagTATACATGGCTAGAGTATAGTGTATCAAAGGATGCAACTTTTTGCTTTTGGTGCTACCTTTTCAAGAAATCAGATAAAGGAGGTCGACAATCAGACGATGCTTTTACAAAGACAGGTTGTAGCAACTGGAAAAATGCACTAGAAAGATTCAATTATCATGTTGGAGGCGTGAATAGTTGTCATAATCATGCTAGAATTCAGTTCGAAGCTTTTCAAGATCAAAGGAACAGTGTGGCAAGTATATTACGGTCAAATACTCGTGAGATGGAAGTTGCATATCGCATTCGGTTGACACTCTCATTGAATGTGACTCGGTTTCTCTTAAAGCAAGGATTATCGTTTCGTGGACATGATGAGTCAAGTAGTTCTTTAAATCGAGGTAATTTTATTGAGTTGCTTCTATGGTTTAGTGAACTTAACGATGTTGTATCCAAAACTTTGTTTGCAAATGCTCCTGCTAACAATCAAATGAATTCACCACGAATTCAAAAGGAATTAGCAAATGCTTGTGCTTCTGAGGTCACACTTGCCATAGTTAATGATATTGGAGATAAAGTTTTTACTCTTTTGGTTGATGAGGCTCGAGACGTTTCAATGAAGGAGCAGATGGGAGTTGTTTTAAGATATGTGAATAACGAAGGATATGTGATTGAGCGATTTATTGGGATCGTGCATGTAACTGACACTTCCTCTCATACTTTGAAATGTGCTATTGATGATTTATTGGTGAAGCATAATTTATCTCTATCTAAAGTGAGAGGGCAAGGATACGATGGAGCTTCTAATATGAGGGGTGAGTTTAATGGATTGAAATCCTTAATATTGCAAGAAAATCCATATGCCATGTATATTCATTGTTTCTCTCATCAACTCCAATTGATTGTTGTTGCGGTTGCCAAGGGTATTAGAGTTGTGAAGGATGTTTTTAGCTATGTCTCCCTGATTGTGAATATGGTCGGGGCATCTTGCAAGAGAAAAGATCAACTTAGGCAGTTGCAACATGAAAGATTAGTTGAACAACTTAATGATGGAGAAGTCATAAGTGGAAGAGgtaaaaatcaagaaactaGTTTG TGTTGGAAGTTGTACGTGACGATGCTACTCTCCGTGATAACAGAAGTACCACTGAAGGATTGA
- the LOC125198374 gene encoding uncharacterized protein LOC125198374, giving the protein MKHLLGITNELSISLQKKDQNIIQAISLIQSVKHQLQCFRDNGWEDMHDQATKFCELHNISQVDMDEIIPRRGYKKYGAELITNLHHYRVEIFNQVVDLTIQEMNNRFSEASTELLGCISCLDPRNSFSRFNDDQVIRLATLYHEDFSANECSRLPLQLSNFIANVRCDPQFAALSNLGDVATEMVKSGKHLVFPLVYRIIELALVLPVATASVERAFSAMKTIKTDLRNRMGDEWMNDSLIVYIEKDLFSTIDNEKILQRFQSMRTRRIQLPPL; this is encoded by the exons ATGAAACATTTATTGGGAATAACCAATGAATTGTCCATTTCCTTGCAAAAGAAAGATCAAAATATTATCCAAGCCATATCTTTGATCCAAAGTGTGAAACATCAGTTGCAATGTTTTAGAGATAATGGATGGGAAGACATGCATGATCAAGCAACAAAGTTTTGTGAATTGCATAATATCTCACAAGTTGATATGGATGAAATCATACCACGCCGTGGCTATAAGAAGTATGGAGCAGAGTTGATCACGAATTTGCATCATTATCGTGTAGAGATTTTTAATCAG GTTGTTGATTTAACTATACAAGAGATGAATAATCGATTTTCTGAAGCTAGCACCGAGTTGCTAGGATGCATATCATGTCTTGATCCAAGAAATTCTTTCTCTCGATTCAATGATGATCAAGTAATCCGTCTTGCTACTTTATATCACGAGGACTTCTCTGCAAATGAGTGTTCACGTCTTCCACTTCAACTTAGTAATTTTATTGCTAATGTACGATGTGATCCTCAATTTGCTGCCTTAAGCAACTTAGGAGATGTTGCTACGGAAATGGTCAAAAGTGGTAAGCATTTGGTTTTTCCGTTGGTTTATCGGATTATTGAGTTGGCATTGGTTTTACCTGTTGCTACTGCTTCTGTTGAGAGAGCATTTTCTGCAATGAAGACTATCAAGACCGACTTGCGAAATCGGATGGGAGATGAGTGGATGAATGATAGTTTAATTGTGTACATTGAGAAGGACCTGTTTTCAACAATTGATAACGAAAAAATCTTGCAACGCTTTCAATCGATGAGAACACGTAGAATTCAGTTGCCACCGCTTTAG